From one Ignavibacteria bacterium genomic stretch:
- a CDS encoding OmpA family protein encodes MIKTPFLTALIVLLFSTLNAAAQHHVSVSQAFATQPPYWTWMEPYRDQNVEKFYSNGFWCVDQKTDNNSWGIFYGTIDVSRPFKFSVSLITDRVGQPSAGGGITISSGEWMYFFKVEMQNKAYWIGRWKSAGNVWETLSEQGPGNTSPAAPPLRGLGLTNTLSVEIANQTCTFSVNGTPVFSKAATGGLADLTISVGGVGILNSGSTRIRFQSYELDYYLGEIPLVHDAFKGATKTYMEQLQGPGARYPVISPNGKQLYFIKNVEGTNDDIWVANALTDSTWSDPVNIGAPLNNTDPNNVISVSQDGNELFLWGLYNANGTSRGGGFSTAQRSASGWSVPVEVRNQHQQNRSSTREECLTADRKVMIAARQIDGMNHGGKDLYVSFLQSNGEYGPLINLGTAINSPGNEGGPYLAADGRTLYYTSSATGYGNDDIFVSKRLDDTWTNWSPRVNLGPSINTNAWDSYFTIHPNGKYAYMNTTDGFKGGIYRITLPQDPISRTLLPNPVVIVSGKVYDAKTRQPLSVMISYENLRTSQKIGSAISNPRNGEYSIVLTGGTSYGIYAEHSGYFPISENLPIESVNAFTEIKKDLYLEPIAVGSAIRLNNLFFDTDKSDLRSESTTELQRLVQLLSTYPTMAISIEGHTDDRGSEAHNDKLSEARARAVYTWLVNHNVPASRLSARGFGKRKPVEKATSDEARQMNRRVEFRIVSM; translated from the coding sequence ATGATAAAAACACCGTTCCTGACAGCTCTGATCGTCCTTCTGTTTTCAACGTTGAACGCAGCAGCCCAGCACCATGTCTCTGTTTCACAGGCGTTTGCCACACAGCCGCCGTACTGGACCTGGATGGAGCCGTACCGAGATCAGAATGTGGAGAAGTTTTATTCAAACGGTTTCTGGTGTGTTGACCAGAAAACCGATAACAACTCCTGGGGGATCTTCTACGGCACGATTGATGTATCCAGACCGTTTAAATTTTCTGTCAGTTTGATTACCGACAGGGTGGGCCAGCCTAGTGCCGGCGGTGGTATCACGATTTCCAGCGGTGAATGGATGTACTTTTTTAAGGTCGAGATGCAGAACAAGGCATACTGGATTGGCCGCTGGAAAAGCGCAGGCAACGTTTGGGAGACACTTTCAGAACAGGGTCCGGGCAACACCTCGCCCGCTGCTCCACCGCTACGCGGACTTGGACTTACAAATACCCTTAGCGTTGAGATTGCCAACCAAACCTGTACGTTCAGCGTTAACGGAACTCCGGTTTTTTCGAAGGCCGCTACGGGTGGTCTGGCGGATCTTACCATTTCGGTGGGTGGCGTAGGGATCCTGAACTCCGGTTCTACAAGAATCCGGTTTCAGTCGTATGAACTGGATTACTATCTCGGGGAGATACCACTGGTGCATGACGCATTCAAGGGTGCCACGAAAACGTATATGGAACAGCTTCAAGGACCAGGGGCACGCTATCCCGTGATTTCTCCCAATGGCAAGCAACTGTATTTTATTAAAAATGTTGAAGGCACTAATGATGACATCTGGGTTGCAAATGCGCTGACTGACTCTACGTGGTCAGATCCGGTTAACATTGGTGCCCCGCTGAACAATACTGACCCCAATAATGTGATTTCGGTTTCACAGGATGGCAATGAGCTGTTCCTATGGGGATTGTACAATGCCAACGGAACAAGCCGGGGCGGAGGATTTTCGACTGCACAGCGCTCAGCATCCGGCTGGTCGGTACCTGTAGAGGTCAGAAATCAGCATCAGCAAAATCGATCAAGTACACGGGAGGAATGTTTAACCGCCGACAGGAAGGTGATGATTGCCGCACGCCAGATTGACGGAATGAACCATGGCGGAAAAGATCTCTATGTAAGCTTCCTTCAGAGTAACGGTGAGTACGGTCCGCTGATCAACCTTGGAACAGCCATCAACTCACCCGGGAATGAGGGCGGACCCTACCTTGCCGCCGATGGCAGAACGTTGTACTACACGTCGTCGGCAACCGGATACGGTAACGATGATATTTTCGTTTCGAAACGGCTGGATGATACGTGGACAAACTGGTCGCCCCGCGTTAATCTTGGGCCATCGATTAACACCAATGCATGGGATTCGTATTTTACTATTCACCCAAATGGTAAATATGCGTACATGAATACGACGGATGGCTTTAAGGGTGGCATTTACAGGATTACACTTCCCCAGGATCCCATCTCCAGAACCTTGCTGCCCAACCCCGTTGTTATCGTCTCCGGCAAGGTGTACGATGCAAAAACTCGACAGCCCTTATCTGTGATGATTTCGTACGAGAACCTGCGGACGTCGCAGAAAATCGGTTCTGCCATCAGTAATCCCAGGAATGGCGAATACAGCATTGTGCTCACCGGTGGTACTTCGTACGGCATTTACGCCGAGCACAGCGGTTATTTCCCGATTTCAGAAAATCTACCCATCGAATCCGTGAACGCTTTTACCGAAATCAAGAAGGACCTGTACCTTGAGCCTATCGCTGTGGGGTCTGCCATCCGGCTAAATAACCTGTTTTTCGATACGGACAAATCGGACCTTCGGTCAGAAAGCACCACCGAATTGCAACGTCTGGTACAGCTGCTTAGCACCTATCCAACGATGGCAATCAGCATTGAAGGTCATACCGATGACCGTGGTTCTGAGGCCCATAATGATAAGCTGTCCGAAGCCCGGGCACGGGCTGTGTACACATGGTTGGTAAACCACAACGTTCCTGCATCGCGGCTTTCGGCACGGGGCTTTGGCAAACGTAAACCTGTTGAGAAAGCCACGTCCGACGAGGCACGTCAGATGAACCGGCGCGTAGAGTTTAGAATCGTTTCAATGTAG